In Syntrophorhabdaceae bacterium, a single window of DNA contains:
- a CDS encoding DUF3427 domain-containing protein — MDNLSYGLYDALLDERLLGVLRRNPDLRAVLSKLDVEEQPARYAAFVAKIVESALRQVTEPDERLRLCNRITTLLSDDSRLTYLEKHKLVSAEKQILSEITPPHYARQGVPRPETSIVESSLFTGSPREPQLVHELEREMRSADRVDILVSFIKWSGLRLLMAAFEELRGRNVPVRLITTSYMGASDASAIEWLAQRPNIRVKVSYDTERTRLHAKAYHYQRDSGFSTAYIGSANMSNAAMTSGLEWNLKVTAQDMPHILEKFSAEFETYWNSPEFVVFDPETPQVLRDAIRYARNPQKSMVATFFDLRPHPFQERILDLLTVERRIHGCWRNLVIAATGTGKTVVAAFDFKRFFEENHRQARLLFVAHRKEILEQALGTFRNVLRIGDFGELLVGPYEASRNDHLFCSVDMLSSRQLWRQTGPSFYDFIVVDEVHHGPSDSYRPIFDHFKPGILLGLTATPERMDGKSVAADFENRFAAEIRLPEALEEKLLCPFHYFGVADPVALNADRFWKGGKYDIQELENVYTGAHALALKRVETVIDSLLRYEPDLARVKGIGFCVSVKHAEYMARMFNERNIPSDVITGDTGSERRTNLLRNFRDGNITFLFARDVFNEGLDVPDINTVLFLRPTESLTVFLQQLGRGLRHAPKKECLTVLDFVGQAHRRYRVDTKLKALLPKRRFGVDREVELGFPHLPPGCSIQLDRIAREYVLENIRFNLRKIAIAVPERIQTFEHDSNLPLTFGNFVRYHDYEPEVLLSRDTWSGWKARARLCPVPNDPDLAQLKPALIRVLSISGPRELLVVRKTVERLSEGDAAGALAFVGNAALSMHYRIWGKPGPLLGMDTFEDSFRRMTLNATILKDLNEIAEWAESGTGVLGEIPELPFLCSMELHAQYGMKDIQANMGKATLQTAGLRGVGLIHLPEIKAYALLITYQKTEREFSPSTMYADYPISRELLHWESQSNTSQESETGQNLINHKEKGYTILVFARDQKKRNNLTVPFTYLGPAELVSYEAERPIRIVWRLRYSMPVEMFEENKRGG; from the coding sequence ATGGACAATCTTTCCTATGGGCTTTACGATGCGTTGCTTGACGAGAGACTACTTGGCGTTCTTCGGCGTAATCCAGACCTCCGAGCAGTTCTGTCAAAACTCGACGTTGAGGAACAGCCGGCACGTTACGCGGCGTTTGTAGCCAAGATTGTTGAAAGCGCCTTGAGACAGGTGACTGAACCAGATGAGCGGCTTCGTCTATGTAATCGTATAACCACCCTTCTCTCTGATGATTCTAGGCTAACCTATCTTGAGAAGCATAAACTTGTGTCTGCAGAAAAGCAGATTTTATCCGAAATAACGCCGCCTCACTATGCTAGACAAGGCGTTCCACGCCCCGAAACGTCTATCGTAGAAAGCAGTTTGTTTACCGGTTCACCACGCGAGCCCCAGCTAGTTCACGAGTTGGAGAGGGAGATGCGATCGGCGGATAGGGTGGACATACTGGTTTCGTTTATTAAGTGGTCGGGCTTACGACTTCTCATGGCCGCTTTTGAGGAACTCAGAGGGAGAAATGTCCCAGTGAGGCTAATAACGACCTCCTACATGGGTGCCTCTGATGCAAGTGCGATTGAGTGGCTCGCACAAAGGCCAAATATTAGAGTCAAGGTATCTTACGATACGGAAAGAACACGCCTTCATGCCAAGGCGTATCATTATCAACGAGACTCAGGTTTTTCAACGGCCTATATTGGCTCGGCAAATATGTCCAATGCGGCAATGACTAGTGGTCTAGAATGGAACCTTAAAGTCACCGCTCAAGATATGCCGCATATTCTGGAGAAGTTTTCTGCCGAGTTTGAAACATATTGGAACAGTCCGGAATTCGTTGTTTTTGATCCAGAGACTCCACAGGTTCTTCGTGATGCAATACGTTATGCTCGAAACCCGCAAAAGTCTATGGTTGCTACTTTTTTTGACCTGCGGCCGCATCCTTTTCAAGAAAGAATTTTGGATTTGCTAACGGTAGAAAGGCGAATTCATGGGTGTTGGCGAAATCTGGTGATCGCTGCAACCGGCACAGGAAAGACCGTTGTAGCAGCTTTCGATTTTAAGAGATTCTTTGAAGAGAACCACAGGCAAGCGAGGCTTCTTTTTGTTGCCCACAGGAAGGAAATCCTGGAACAGGCATTGGGAACTTTCAGAAATGTTCTACGCATAGGAGATTTCGGTGAACTACTTGTCGGGCCTTATGAGGCTTCTCGCAACGACCATCTTTTTTGTTCAGTGGACATGCTCTCCTCTCGTCAGTTGTGGCGACAGACAGGGCCTAGTTTTTATGACTTCATAGTCGTTGACGAAGTTCACCATGGTCCATCGGACAGCTATCGACCTATTTTTGATCACTTCAAACCGGGCATCCTTCTTGGTCTGACTGCCACACCAGAACGCATGGACGGAAAGAGCGTTGCTGCCGACTTCGAGAATCGTTTTGCGGCCGAAATCCGCCTGCCGGAAGCCCTTGAAGAAAAATTGCTTTGTCCATTTCACTACTTTGGTGTTGCCGATCCTGTAGCCCTTAATGCCGATCGATTCTGGAAGGGCGGCAAGTATGATATTCAAGAACTGGAGAATGTGTATACGGGTGCCCATGCATTGGCGTTGAAGCGCGTCGAAACGGTTATAGATTCGCTGTTGCGCTACGAGCCAGACCTTGCGCGGGTAAAAGGTATTGGCTTTTGTGTTTCGGTAAAGCATGCAGAATATATGGCGCGGATGTTTAATGAAAGAAACATTCCATCAGACGTAATAACAGGGGATACGGGCAGTGAAAGAAGAACGAATTTATTGCGTAATTTCCGTGATGGAAACATCACGTTTCTTTTCGCACGAGATGTGTTCAACGAAGGACTTGATGTCCCGGACATAAACACTGTTCTCTTTTTGCGGCCAACAGAGAGTCTTACGGTTTTTCTTCAACAACTAGGCCGGGGTCTTAGGCACGCACCTAAAAAAGAGTGTCTTACGGTGCTCGATTTTGTGGGCCAAGCGCACCGCCGCTATCGGGTTGACACGAAACTGAAAGCGCTTCTGCCAAAGCGCCGTTTCGGAGTTGATCGGGAAGTTGAACTTGGTTTTCCTCATCTTCCGCCAGGATGTTCAATACAACTTGATCGTATCGCGCGTGAATATGTTCTAGAGAACATTCGTTTCAATTTACGAAAGATAGCAATTGCAGTTCCCGAGCGAATTCAGACTTTCGAACACGATAGTAACCTGCCACTTACGTTTGGTAATTTTGTGCGCTATCACGATTATGAGCCCGAGGTTCTTCTCTCGAGAGACACGTGGTCTGGTTGGAAGGCAAGAGCGCGGCTTTGTCCGGTTCCTAACGATCCGGATCTCGCACAGCTCAAACCAGCTTTGATCCGGGTACTTTCCATTTCGGGACCAAGGGAACTGTTGGTCGTGCGTAAGACTGTAGAGAGGCTGTCCGAAGGTGATGCTGCGGGTGCACTCGCATTCGTGGGCAATGCCGCCCTATCCATGCATTATCGTATCTGGGGAAAACCTGGGCCGCTTCTTGGTATGGATACATTTGAGGACTCATTTAGACGCATGACTCTTAATGCCACCATTCTAAAGGACTTGAATGAAATCGCTGAATGGGCCGAGTCAGGAACTGGAGTCTTAGGAGAAATCCCTGAACTGCCATTTCTATGTTCCATGGAGTTGCACGCGCAGTATGGTATGAAAGACATTCAGGCCAATATGGGGAAAGCGACGCTGCAAACGGCAGGATTGCGTGGAGTGGGCCTTATTCATCTTCCGGAAATAAAGGCTTATGCGCTGCTCATTACGTATCAGAAAACCGAAAGGGAATTTTCGCCGAGCACCATGTATGCGGACTACCCCATCAGCAGGGAGCTTCTTCATTGGGAATCGCAATCAAACACATCTCAAGAATCCGAGACGGGACAAAATCTTATCAATCATAAGGAAAAAGGTTATACGATTTTGGTTTTTGCCCGCGATCAGAAAAAGCGAAACAACCTCACGGTTCCGTTTACCTATCTTGGTCCAGCTGAGTTGGTAAGTTACGAAGCTGAACGGCCAATCAGAATAGTGTGGCGATTACGATATTCAATGCCGGTTGAGATGTTTGAGGAAAACAAGAGAGGAGGATAG
- a CDS encoding BrnT family toxin: MNGVTFEWDPGKAMSNLRKHNVSFDEASTVFGDPLAITFHDPDHSLDENRCVTFGLSEHNRLIVVAHAERGRRTRIISARPMNRKEREIYEEG; the protein is encoded by the coding sequence ATGAACGGCGTAACTTTTGAATGGGACCCAGGAAAAGCCATGTCGAACCTGCGCAAACATAACGTATCCTTCGATGAGGCCTCTACCGTATTTGGGGATCCTCTGGCAATAACATTCCATGATCCCGACCATTCTCTCGACGAGAATCGTTGTGTCACGTTCGGGCTGTCCGAGCACAACAGGCTGATCGTAGTAGCCCATGCAGAACGGGGACGAAGAACGAGGATTATCAGTGCCCGGCCGATGAACCGCAAAGAAAGGGAGATATATGAAGAAGGCTAA
- a CDS encoding nuclear transport factor 2 family protein: MKRLAMVCLVFFMVVAVPGCSKESEEEKVGKVITDVQAAAEEKDVKKIINHLADTYNDPQGFDRDAVRRVLLGYFLGHPKITAYITYLKISVDGPSARAAFQTVLTSGKKTGSPTDVIPESLGVYRFDVSLEKESGGWKVTSARWERIGDGE, from the coding sequence ATGAAACGTCTTGCGATGGTCTGCCTTGTTTTCTTTATGGTTGTTGCCGTCCCTGGCTGCAGCAAGGAGAGCGAGGAGGAGAAGGTCGGGAAGGTCATCACGGACGTGCAGGCGGCGGCTGAGGAGAAGGACGTCAAGAAGATCATCAATCATCTGGCGGATACGTACAATGATCCTCAGGGGTTCGATCGCGACGCCGTCAGGAGGGTGCTGCTCGGATATTTTCTGGGGCATCCGAAGATAACCGCATATATCACGTATCTGAAAATATCCGTCGATGGCCCATCGGCCAGGGCCGCGTTTCAGACCGTTCTGACCAGCGGGAAGAAGACCGGTTCCCCGACCGACGTGATCCCGGAATCGCTCGGTGTCTATCGCTTCGATGTGTCGCTGGAGAAGGAATCGGGCGGATGGAAAGTCACCTCGGCCAGATGGGAGCGGATCGGAGACGGGGAGTGA
- a CDS encoding UbiX family flavin prenyltransferase, whose translation MKRIIVAITGATGVIYGIRLLEVLRDFNIESHLILSAQAKANIKCETDRNVEDVEKLASRVHDATNLAASVSSGSFRTDGMVIAPCTIKTLSAIANSYNDNLVVRAADVVLKERRRLVLAVRETPLHKGHLELMAKVADLGGIILPPIPAFYFHPHTIEDLIDHSVGKMLDLMDIDHRLFKRWQGE comes from the coding sequence ATGAAGCGGATCATCGTGGCGATAACGGGCGCGACGGGGGTGATCTACGGGATCAGACTCCTCGAGGTCTTGAGGGATTTCAATATCGAGAGTCACCTCATTCTGTCCGCACAGGCGAAGGCGAACATCAAATGTGAGACAGACCGCAACGTGGAAGACGTGGAGAAGCTTGCCTCCAGGGTCCACGACGCGACCAATCTGGCGGCGTCGGTGTCGAGCGGTTCTTTCAGGACCGATGGGATGGTCATAGCCCCCTGCACGATAAAGACCCTCTCCGCCATAGCCAATTCATACAACGACAATCTAGTCGTCAGGGCGGCGGACGTGGTGCTCAAGGAGCGCAGAAGGCTTGTCCTCGCGGTCCGCGAGACCCCCCTGCACAAGGGACATCTTGAACTGATGGCAAAGGTGGCGGACCTTGGCGGGATCATCCTGCCGCCGATACCGGCCTTTTACTTCCATCCCCACACGATCGAAGACCTTATCGACCACTCCGTGGGGAAGATGCTGGACCTTATGGATATCGACCACCGCCTGTTCAAGAGGTGGCAGGGAGAGTAA
- a CDS encoding Tm-1-like ATP-binding domain-containing protein: MKKTVLIMATLDTKGKEADCVRECVRSAGVDTLVMDVGTTAGPPMQADIPSEDVLAAAGSGTAAGTSASLGRSEAVEAMQRGSIAIVRGLCKEGRIDGILGLGGGTGTAIATAVMRSLPFGMPKVMVSTVASRDVRQYVGTKDIVMFHSVADLLGWNHFIRRILEQAARAVCGMVGAGDAKEKPAPMVAVTAYGINSRCAMNVEPLLEEKGYEMIGFHANGVGGMAMEEMTGEGLIEGVLDLTSHEIADEMFGGYCRGMGQKRFRAAGEAGVPLLVAPGGLDNAVFSPFYPMPDRLKGRRRRDHDDRFCVRMEGEEMIAFAGIIAERLNDSRGPAFVLIPLGGFSEADRPGEELYDPGVDRIFSGELKRRLREDIALEEMDVHISDPAFARRAVDIIDGMIRARRGTAV, encoded by the coding sequence GTGAAAAAGACTGTGCTTATAATGGCCACTCTGGACACGAAAGGAAAAGAGGCGGACTGCGTGAGGGAATGCGTCCGGTCTGCCGGGGTGGATACTCTCGTAATGGACGTGGGAACGACGGCCGGGCCGCCGATGCAGGCCGATATTCCCTCCGAAGATGTTCTGGCGGCGGCGGGTTCGGGCACGGCCGCAGGGACATCCGCCTCACTCGGTCGCTCGGAGGCGGTGGAGGCCATGCAAAGGGGCAGCATTGCCATTGTCCGCGGGCTCTGCAAAGAAGGAAGGATAGACGGCATCCTTGGTCTTGGAGGCGGTACCGGTACCGCCATTGCCACCGCCGTCATGCGGTCATTGCCCTTCGGAATGCCGAAGGTGATGGTTTCCACCGTTGCCTCACGCGACGTAAGGCAGTATGTGGGGACGAAAGACATTGTCATGTTCCACAGTGTCGCGGACCTTCTGGGGTGGAACCATTTTATCCGCCGCATCCTTGAACAGGCCGCCCGCGCCGTATGCGGCATGGTGGGAGCAGGTGACGCAAAGGAAAAGCCTGCGCCGATGGTGGCCGTGACCGCCTATGGGATAAACTCGCGCTGCGCCATGAACGTGGAACCCCTTCTCGAGGAAAAGGGTTACGAGATGATCGGTTTTCACGCAAACGGTGTGGGTGGAATGGCCATGGAGGAGATGACAGGCGAAGGCCTCATAGAGGGCGTGCTTGATCTCACGTCCCACGAGATAGCGGATGAAATGTTCGGCGGCTATTGCAGGGGGATGGGACAGAAGAGGTTCCGGGCTGCGGGCGAGGCTGGCGTGCCGCTCCTTGTGGCCCCCGGTGGTCTTGACAACGCGGTCTTCAGCCCATTCTATCCAATGCCCGACAGGCTCAAGGGCAGAAGGCGCCGCGATCACGACGACAGGTTCTGCGTTCGCATGGAAGGGGAAGAGATGATTGCATTTGCCGGGATCATCGCCGAAAGATTAAACGATTCCAGGGGCCCGGCCTTTGTGCTCATACCGCTGGGCGGTTTTTCGGAGGCGGACAGGCCCGGAGAGGAACTCTACGATCCCGGGGTGGACAGGATCTTCTCCGGGGAATTGAAAAGACGCCTCAGAGAGGACATTGCCCTCGAAGAGATGGATGTCCACATCAGCGATCCCGCCTTTGCGCGCCGCGCCGTTGATATCATCGACGGGATGATCCGGGCGCGGCGCGGCACGGCGGTCTGA
- a CDS encoding PEP/pyruvate-binding domain-containing protein, whose translation MSGKETRYTLWYEETQGEDFNFVGKKNANLGEMIKAGIRVSPGFSITIYANDRFITDTGIKEKIEARLKDLGPVTFETTKKASEYAIGLIEPASIPAQIEDEILAAYGRLREMSGGTDVPVAVRSSGAISMPGQMETYLNIRGERDLIDYVKKCWSSAYNVEAIMYRANKGMGFLFNIGVGIPKMVNSRVSGIIFTINPVNGDPSKISIDASYGLGEAVVSGLVTPDTFLVDKITLDPVKTTVGSKEVRCIYRRDGSDIIKADVPDDMRQRLCVSPEEVRELCRLGKLIEDYYGKAYDIEFGIDADMQFPDNIIILQVRPESVWSKKEVTARTERKKDPMERILGQLLTGVKLK comes from the coding sequence ATGTCAGGCAAAGAAACGAGATACACGCTGTGGTATGAAGAAACGCAGGGAGAGGATTTCAACTTTGTGGGGAAGAAAAATGCCAACCTGGGCGAGATGATCAAGGCGGGCATCAGGGTGAGCCCCGGCTTCTCCATTACCATATACGCCAACGACAGGTTCATCACCGATACGGGGATAAAGGAAAAGATCGAGGCACGCCTGAAGGACCTTGGCCCCGTGACCTTCGAAACGACGAAAAAGGCGAGTGAATACGCCATAGGCCTCATTGAACCGGCATCGATACCGGCACAGATCGAAGATGAGATACTGGCCGCCTACGGGAGGCTCCGTGAAATGTCGGGGGGTACCGATGTTCCCGTTGCGGTGAGGAGCAGCGGGGCCATATCAATGCCGGGTCAGATGGAGACCTACCTGAATATCCGGGGAGAGAGGGACCTGATCGACTACGTGAAGAAGTGCTGGAGCAGCGCCTACAACGTGGAAGCCATAATGTACCGCGCCAACAAGGGAATGGGCTTTCTTTTCAACATAGGGGTTGGCATCCCCAAGATGGTCAATTCCAGGGTGTCCGGCATCATATTCACCATAAATCCAGTTAACGGAGATCCGTCGAAGATCTCCATCGACGCGAGCTACGGCCTGGGCGAGGCGGTGGTGAGCGGCCTTGTTACCCCTGACACATTTCTTGTGGACAAGATCACCCTCGACCCGGTGAAGACGACGGTGGGGAGCAAGGAGGTCAGGTGCATCTACCGCCGGGACGGGAGCGATATCATAAAGGCGGATGTGCCCGATGACATGCGCCAGAGACTTTGCGTCTCCCCGGAGGAGGTGCGGGAACTCTGCCGCCTGGGCAAGTTGATAGAAGACTACTACGGGAAGGCATACGACATCGAATTTGGCATCGATGCGGATATGCAATTTCCGGACAACATCATCATACTGCAGGTGAGGCCCGAATCCGTCTGGAGCAAGAAGGAAGTGACAGCCCGGACGGAAAGGAAGAAAGACCCCATGGAGAGGATCCTGGGCCAGCTGCTGACAGGTGTCAAGCTGAAGTAG
- a CDS encoding PEP-utilizing enzyme, whose product MAGSRFMDPHDVPVIEGTQGWERMYPYQYQFSKDDPERESFESSQIWYYDGLHYPEPHYPFDLIWDEAWSLALSQYNTRHFIIPPALGIDHRIVNGYVYITPVGIPDQDVVAKRVPHFLERAGYYYQNWDRLYENWKKKVTALIAELDALGFSELPEMEDISVITEGVGKGSGFDLLKRYDDLINMGLLNWQYHFEFLNLGYAAYVTFINTTNQIFPGIPISTLTKMVSGIDVVMYKPDSELIRLARLAIGTGLEELFMRPLDAAGLTAELEKSPAGKDWLAEMEKARYPWFYISTGTGWYHHHISWNDNLDIPFDAIRMHIRSLKEGKEVGRPTEKLVKERDRIVEEYRKLIKTDDDREAFEQSLAVARTVFPYVEDHLFYIEHWFHSIFWNKVRQIGRILQKEGFIEDVEDIWYLKRDEVKQALWDYCTAWATGVKARGPSYWPKEISWRKEIYKKFRDWAPPPALGVPPDVVTEPFTIVLWGVTTDVLSEWLKGGGDGEGEQRELQGSPGSSGIVEGRARVLRNVSELSDLKEGEILIATTTSPSWAPAFVKIAGAVTDVGGPMCHAAIVCREYGLPTVVGTGKATHLIKTGDLIRIDGDSGLVTILEKT is encoded by the coding sequence ATGGCTGGATCAAGATTTATGGATCCCCATGACGTGCCGGTTATTGAGGGTACGCAGGGATGGGAAAGGATGTATCCTTACCAGTATCAGTTCTCGAAGGATGATCCGGAAAGGGAGTCGTTCGAAAGCAGCCAGATCTGGTATTATGACGGTCTTCATTACCCTGAGCCGCACTACCCGTTCGACCTCATATGGGACGAGGCGTGGTCCCTGGCGCTGTCCCAGTACAACACGAGACATTTCATAATCCCGCCGGCGCTCGGGATCGACCACCGCATCGTCAACGGCTATGTGTATATCACCCCCGTCGGCATACCCGACCAGGACGTGGTGGCCAAGAGGGTGCCCCATTTCCTTGAAAGGGCCGGGTACTATTACCAGAACTGGGACAGGCTCTACGAGAACTGGAAGAAGAAGGTGACGGCGCTGATCGCGGAGCTGGACGCGCTTGGCTTCAGCGAACTGCCCGAAATGGAGGACATCTCCGTCATTACCGAAGGCGTAGGCAAGGGCAGCGGCTTCGATCTGCTCAAGAGGTATGATGATCTCATCAATATGGGGCTCCTTAACTGGCAATACCATTTTGAGTTCCTCAATCTCGGGTATGCGGCGTACGTGACCTTCATCAACACCACGAACCAGATCTTTCCGGGCATCCCCATATCGACCCTGACCAAGATGGTGTCCGGTATCGATGTTGTCATGTACAAGCCTGATTCGGAGTTGATCAGGCTGGCGAGGCTTGCCATCGGCACAGGACTTGAAGAGCTGTTCATGAGGCCGCTTGACGCTGCCGGGCTGACGGCGGAACTGGAGAAGTCTCCCGCAGGCAAGGATTGGCTCGCCGAGATGGAGAAAGCCCGCTACCCCTGGTTCTACATATCGACAGGAACGGGTTGGTACCACCACCATATCAGCTGGAACGACAATCTGGACATCCCATTCGATGCCATAAGGATGCATATCAGGAGCCTTAAGGAAGGCAAAGAGGTCGGGCGCCCCACGGAAAAGCTCGTGAAAGAGCGTGACAGGATCGTTGAGGAATACAGGAAGCTAATCAAGACGGACGATGACCGGGAGGCTTTCGAGCAGTCCCTGGCGGTGGCACGGACCGTTTTCCCCTATGTTGAGGATCACCTCTTCTACATAGAGCACTGGTTCCACAGCATCTTCTGGAACAAAGTGCGGCAGATCGGCAGGATTCTGCAGAAGGAAGGCTTCATTGAGGACGTCGAGGACATCTGGTACCTGAAAAGGGATGAGGTGAAGCAGGCGCTGTGGGATTATTGCACGGCATGGGCCACCGGCGTCAAGGCACGGGGGCCTTCGTACTGGCCGAAGGAGATCTCGTGGAGGAAGGAGATCTACAAGAAGTTCAGGGACTGGGCGCCGCCTCCGGCACTCGGGGTGCCGCCCGATGTCGTGACGGAGCCTTTCACCATAGTGCTCTGGGGGGTTACCACCGACGTGCTGAGTGAATGGCTCAAGGGCGGAGGCGATGGAGAAGGAGAACAAAGAGAGCTCCAGGGTTCGCCCGGTTCCTCGGGGATTGTGGAGGGAAGGGCGAGGGTTCTCAGGAATGTTTCGGAACTTTCCGATCTCAAGGAAGGGGAGATCCTCATCGCCACCACCACATCGCCAAGCTGGGCGCCGGCCTTTGTAAAGATAGCGGGGGCCGTGACCGACGTTGGAGGGCCCATGTGCCACGCCGCCATAGTCTGCAGGGAATATGGTCTCCCCACGGTGGTGGGGACAGGAAAGGCGACCCATCTCATCAAGACGGGAGACCTCATCAGGATAGACGGCGACAGCGGCCTTGTGACCATTCTCGAGAAGACTTAA